DNA sequence from the bacterium genome:
TTCTAGCCGAAGGGATGAACGAGAACATCGACGTGGTCAATGGCTTCAAGATCAAGCGCCACGATCCCTATTACCGCGTACTGCTCGGCAAGATCTATCAGTACACTTCCAAGTTCCTCTTCTCGCTGCCGATCGAGGATGTGGACTGCGATTTCCGTCTAATGCGCCGCAGCATTTTCGACCGCTTCGAGCTGAACTCGAACAGTGGCACGATTTGCGTCGAGATGATTCACAAGATGAGCCGTAGCGGCTGCCGTTTCGCCGAGGTGGGAGTCAACCACTTTTTCCGCGCGAGCGGCAAGTCGCAGTTCTTCAATTTCGTACGCCTCTATCATGTGGCGCGTGACTATTCCAGACTCTGGTACCGCCTGGTGGTGCGCAAGGAGGGCCTCCATGCCCAAGCGTGAGCAACTGCCGCCGAAATTCCGCGGCAAACGGTGCCTGATTACCGGCGGTCTGGGCTTCATCGGCAGCAATCTCGCCTATCGGCTGGTCGAATATGGCGCCGAGGTGCTGATCGTCGATTCCCTCATCCCCCAGTATGGCGGCAATCTCTTCAACATCCAGGGCCTCGAGAAGAAGGTGCGGATCAATATCGCGGACATTCGCGATCAGCACGGAATGAACCATCTGGTCAAGGAACAGGATTTTATCTTTAATCTTGCGGGCCAGGTGAGCCATATCGACAGCATGGAGGACCCCTTCACCGACCTCGATATCAACTGCCGTTCGCAGCTTTCGATTCTCGAAGCCTGCCGCCACAACAATCCCGAGGTCAAGATCGTCTTCGCCGGGACGCGGCAGCAGTATGGCAAGCCCGACTATCTGCCGGTCGACGAAAAACACGCTGTGCATCCAACCGACGTCAACGGCATCAACAAAATGGCCGGCGAGTGGTATCATATCCTCTATAATAACGTCTATGGCATCCGCGCCACCTCGTTGCGCCTCACCAACACCTACGGGCCGCGCCAGCTGATGAAACACGGCCGGCAGGGCTTCGTCAGCGTCTTCATCCGGCAGGCGATCGACGGACAGAAGATCCGCATCTTCGGCGATGGCAAACAGATCCGCGATTTCAATTTCGTCGACGATGTGGTCGACGCCTTTTGCCTGGCGGCTGCTTTCGACGACTGCAACGGCAATATCTACAACCTCGGCGGCGACGAGCCGATGATGCTCGAGGACTTTGTCAAACTGCTGCTGGAGATCGCCGGCGGCGGTGCATACGAGATCGTCCCCTTCCCCGAGGAAAAAAAACGGATCGACATTGGTGATTTTTACGCCGATTACCGCAAGATCCGAGCGGTTCTGGGCTGGCACTACCGCACCTCCATGAGGGAGGGGCTCGCTCAAACCGTGGCCTATTACCGGAAACACCGGGAGCATTACTGGGGGTAGTAACGCACACAGCAGCGCGGGGGCGGGAGAGGTAACGGGATGGATACTATACGGGACCAAAACAAACTGGACAGTCTGGCCCGGATCCAGTCGCGGCTGCGCGCACGCTGGTTCTTCGGGGTCCTGTTCATCCTTTTTGCCCTCTTCATTCTGCTCCATTTCAACCATTTTCTCGTGCCCGAGAGCGATTTCTTCGACTATGCCGAGAAGGCGGTCCAGCTGCGTCACCTCGAATGGCCCGACAACTTTAAACGTCCGCCGCTGACCTCGCTGTCCATCGCTTTC
Encoded proteins:
- a CDS encoding glycosyltransferase family 2 protein, with the protein product MSELVQKKLSSLSIFFPVYNDWGTITTMAAQAIITAEKITNDYEVILVDDGSEEKTQEILDFLESHFPQIRVIHHEQNRGYGGALRTGFREARKEFVFYTDGDAQYDVRQLLLLAEGMNENIDVVNGFKIKRHDPYYRVLLGKIYQYTSKFLFSLPIEDVDCDFRLMRRSIFDRFELNSNSGTICVEMIHKMSRSGCRFAEVGVNHFFRASGKSQFFNFVRLYHVARDYSRLWYRLVVRKEGLHAQA
- a CDS encoding NAD-dependent epimerase/dehydratase family protein, which gives rise to MPKREQLPPKFRGKRCLITGGLGFIGSNLAYRLVEYGAEVLIVDSLIPQYGGNLFNIQGLEKKVRINIADIRDQHGMNHLVKEQDFIFNLAGQVSHIDSMEDPFTDLDINCRSQLSILEACRHNNPEVKIVFAGTRQQYGKPDYLPVDEKHAVHPTDVNGINKMAGEWYHILYNNVYGIRATSLRLTNTYGPRQLMKHGRQGFVSVFIRQAIDGQKIRIFGDGKQIRDFNFVDDVVDAFCLAAAFDDCNGNIYNLGGDEPMMLEDFVKLLLEIAGGGAYEIVPFPEEKKRIDIGDFYADYRKIRAVLGWHYRTSMREGLAQTVAYYRKHREHYWG